The Emcibacteraceae bacterium genome contains a region encoding:
- a CDS encoding acyl-CoA dehydrogenase — translation MSATIWKTAPWDDVLLLEQSLNEEERMIRDQAAAFCQSELMPGILEANRQEHFDRNLMNKMGEMGFLGPTIDGYDCAGVGYVSYGLIAREVERVDSGYRSAMSVQSSLVMYPIYAYGSEVQKEKYLPKLASAKWIGCFGLTEPNSGSDPSSMQTRAKATDGGYILNGSKMWITNSPIADIFVVWAKDDNGIVRGFILEKGMKGLSAPKIEGKFSLRASTTGEIVMEDVFVPKENMLPNVEGMKGPLGCLSNARYGIAWGSLGAAEFCWHAARQYTLDRKQFGKPLAANQLIQKKLADMQTEITLGLHACLQAGRLMDQKMLSPDAISLLKRNNCGKSLEIARMARDMHGGNGIADEFHIIRHVMNLEAVNTYEGTHDIHALILGRLQTGINAF, via the coding sequence ATGAGCGCCACAATCTGGAAAACAGCCCCGTGGGATGATGTATTGCTGCTTGAGCAGTCCTTAAATGAAGAAGAACGCATGATCCGTGACCAAGCGGCTGCTTTTTGTCAAAGTGAACTGATGCCCGGCATACTGGAAGCAAACAGGCAAGAGCATTTTGACAGAAACCTGATGAACAAAATGGGGGAAATGGGATTTTTGGGCCCGACAATAGACGGATATGACTGTGCCGGTGTCGGCTACGTGTCATACGGCCTGATTGCCCGTGAAGTCGAGCGGGTGGACAGTGGCTATCGAAGCGCCATGTCGGTGCAAAGCTCGCTCGTCATGTATCCCATTTATGCCTATGGCTCAGAAGTACAAAAAGAAAAATACCTGCCCAAACTAGCCAGTGCTAAATGGATCGGCTGCTTTGGCCTGACCGAGCCAAATTCAGGATCAGACCCCTCAAGTATGCAGACAAGAGCCAAAGCCACTGATGGCGGTTATATTCTTAACGGCAGCAAAATGTGGATTACCAACAGCCCCATTGCCGATATCTTTGTGGTCTGGGCCAAAGATGACAATGGCATAGTCCGTGGCTTCATACTTGAAAAAGGAATGAAAGGGCTCAGTGCCCCAAAAATAGAGGGAAAATTTTCACTTCGCGCTTCGACCACCGGTGAAATTGTTATGGAAGATGTTTTTGTACCAAAAGAAAATATGCTGCCGAATGTTGAAGGAATGAAGGGTCCTTTGGGATGCCTTTCCAACGCCCGCTATGGTATTGCCTGGGGCTCGCTTGGGGCGGCAGAATTTTGCTGGCATGCGGCGCGTCAATATACACTTGATCGCAAACAGTTCGGTAAGCCGCTTGCTGCCAATCAACTGATTCAGAAAAAACTGGCTGATATGCAGACGGAAATAACCCTTGGTCTTCACGCCTGTCTGCAGGCAGGGCGACTAATGGATCAGAAAATGTTATCCCCTGATGCCATTTCACTTCTGAAACGCAACAATTGCGGCAAATCCCTTGAGATAGCACGCATGGCCCGTGACATGCATGGCGGCAACGGGATTGCCGACGAATTTCATATTATCCGCCATGTTATGAACCTTGAAGCGGTCAATACATATGAAGGTACACATGATATTCATGCCCTGATCCTCGGCCGGCTTCAAACCGGCATCAATGCCTTCTGA
- a CDS encoding cob(I)yrinic acid a,c-diamide adenosyltransferase, translated as MVKLDKIYTRGGDSGETSLTDGSRAKKYIPRIEAYGSIDESNAAIGLARLYTEDVNDQMLSRIQNDLFDLGADVSLPKGSKYEQHALRICQTQIDRLEAEIDQMNEHIAPLNSFVLPGGSAAAAHLHQARTIVRRAERWLVKAAENEEISPLAIKYLNRLSDHLFVMSRKTNNNGKDDVLWIPGENR; from the coding sequence ATGGTTAAACTTGATAAAATATACACCCGAGGTGGGGACAGCGGCGAAACATCCCTTACGGACGGCAGCCGTGCCAAAAAATATATCCCCCGTATTGAAGCCTATGGCAGCATTGATGAAAGTAATGCAGCTATCGGCCTGGCACGGCTATATACTGAAGACGTAAATGACCAGATGCTTTCTCGCATTCAAAATGATCTATTTGATCTTGGTGCGGATGTGTCTTTGCCCAAGGGCAGCAAATATGAGCAGCATGCCCTACGTATTTGTCAGACCCAGATAGATCGGCTGGAAGCTGAAATTGATCAGATGAATGAACATATTGCGCCACTTAATTCTTTTGTACTGCCCGGGGGCAGTGCGGCGGCAGCCCACCTTCATCAGGCACGAACCATTGTCAGGCGTGCCGAAAGATGGCTGGTTAAAGCGGCAGAAAATGAAGAAATATCGCCCCTTGCCATAAAATATTTAAACAGGCTTTCTGATCATCTTTTTGTCATGAGCCGCAAAACAAATAATAACGGAAAAGACGATGTTCTTTGGATACCGGGAGAGAACCGATAA
- a CDS encoding twin transmembrane helix small protein — translation MDILKIIIAISVAITIGIMFAGVFTMTKTDDNGKKSNMMMRFRVLSQFITVMLIALYLWLSR, via the coding sequence ATGGATATTCTGAAAATAATCATAGCCATCAGCGTTGCTATAACCATTGGTATTATGTTTGCCGGTGTTTTCACAATGACTAAAACTGATGACAATGGCAAAAAAAGCAACATGATGATGCGCTTTAGGGTTTTATCACAATTTATTACCGTAATGTTGATTGCCCTCTATTTATGGTTAAGCAGATAG
- a CDS encoding cyclase family protein, with the protein MKNFRNTAYVMIAAIAGYMLAIKNTSEQRSEIFANILANATYIDLTQILDTNIPNGPGPEAAKIETLLSHTPGEGIMNGTGSIHRYSFPGQWGTHVDPPIHFIKGLRTLEEIELNEMILPLVVIDVHEKVAANPDYQVSMEDVREWENIYGPIPEKTFVALRTDWSKRWPNTDLIRNWDENGTSHSPGWSMEVLKYLAEQRNVTAIGHETMDTDTGKLAADGNYPLETYFLSQNKYQIENMKALDMVPQWGAFIVATWALPKAGDGFPARVFAIIPKAKNE; encoded by the coding sequence ATGAAAAATTTCCGTAACACGGCTTACGTAATGATCGCAGCGATTGCCGGATATATGCTGGCGATAAAAAATACCAGTGAACAAAGATCAGAAATTTTTGCGAATATACTCGCGAATGCAACCTATATTGACCTAACCCAAATTTTGGACACGAATATTCCCAATGGACCCGGTCCGGAGGCAGCAAAAATAGAAACCTTGCTTAGTCATACTCCCGGTGAAGGTATTATGAACGGTACTGGGTCAATTCATCGATACAGTTTTCCCGGTCAGTGGGGTACCCATGTTGACCCACCCATACATTTTATTAAGGGCTTAAGAACTTTGGAGGAGATAGAACTTAATGAAATGATATTGCCGCTCGTTGTCATTGATGTTCATGAAAAAGTGGCGGCAAATCCGGATTATCAGGTTTCAATGGAGGATGTACGAGAATGGGAAAATATTTATGGACCTATTCCGGAAAAAACATTTGTTGCGCTTCGGACAGACTGGTCAAAAAGATGGCCAAATACAGACCTGATCAGAAATTGGGACGAAAATGGAACAAGCCATTCTCCAGGCTGGAGCATGGAGGTACTAAAATATCTGGCGGAACAACGCAACGTCACAGCCATCGGTCACGAAACTATGGATACGGATACTGGAAAACTGGCGGCAGATGGCAACTATCCGCTAGAGACCTATTTTCTGTCACAAAACAAATATCAGATTGAAAATATGAAAGCCCTTGATATGGTGCCTCAGTGGGGTGCCTTTATTGTCGCAACATGGGCATTGCCAAAAGCTGGTGACGGCTTCCCGGCAAGGGTCTTTGCCATAATACCCAAAGCAAAAAACGAATAA
- a CDS encoding alpha/beta hydrolase-fold protein: MMRKILFNLWFSLGLIASAHANDNISISVDFPASLGEKQDGRLLVMLSNNDQSEPRFQINSGPNGQLIFGLDVKNWQPGTAITVDNQIYGYPFQSLRDVPAGDYYVQAVINRYKDFHLANGKTVSLPPDRGEGQQWNRKPGNFYSKPQKVTISENGVQTIKITMDQKIAPIVPPRDTKYIKHIKMKSKMLSEFWGEDVELGAHVLLPEGFEKHPEAKYPLMIFHGHFPSDFGGFSETPPDPNMKPTYSARFDWDGYNIYQAQAAYDFYKKWISETFPRFIIIEIQHPTPYYDDSYAVNSASQGPYGDAITYELIPYIEKKFRGIGEGWARFTYGGSTGGWEALAVQVFYPDEYNGSFAACPDPIDFRAYTPLNIYKDKNAYYYDADYKKVPRPGHRDYLGNVSYGIVDDNLLEAVLGSKSRSGGQYDIWEATYSPMGEDGYPVRLWDKKTGEINHEVAEYWRENYDLRYIMERDWKTLGPKLKGKLHIYVGDMDNYYLNNAVYLTEGFLEKTKSPYYAGEVDYGDRAEHCWNGDQINPNGVSRLNYNFMYLDKILKRIAESAPEGADLTSWRY; encoded by the coding sequence ATGATGAGAAAAATTTTATTTAATTTATGGTTTTCATTGGGGTTGATTGCTTCGGCACATGCCAATGATAATATTTCTATTTCTGTTGATTTTCCTGCCTCTCTCGGAGAAAAGCAGGATGGTAGGCTGCTGGTAATGCTGTCAAATAATGATCAAAGTGAACCACGTTTCCAGATTAATTCGGGGCCAAATGGTCAGCTTATTTTTGGGTTGGACGTCAAGAACTGGCAACCGGGCACAGCTATAACAGTGGACAATCAAATCTATGGTTACCCTTTTCAAAGTTTGCGTGACGTTCCTGCAGGAGACTATTATGTTCAGGCGGTGATTAATCGGTATAAGGATTTTCATCTGGCTAACGGAAAAACCGTTTCCCTGCCGCCGGATAGGGGTGAGGGTCAGCAATGGAACAGAAAACCGGGTAATTTTTATAGTAAGCCCCAAAAGGTAACAATTTCGGAAAATGGTGTTCAGACTATTAAAATAACAATGGATCAGAAGATTGCGCCGATTGTGCCTCCCAGGGATACAAAATATATCAAACATATAAAAATGAAGAGTAAAATGCTCAGTGAATTCTGGGGTGAGGATGTGGAACTTGGCGCTCATGTTCTGCTTCCAGAAGGATTTGAAAAACATCCGGAAGCAAAATATCCGTTGATGATTTTTCATGGGCATTTTCCGTCCGATTTTGGCGGCTTCAGTGAAACCCCGCCGGACCCGAATATGAAGCCAACCTATAGCGCACGGTTTGATTGGGATGGCTATAATATTTATCAGGCACAGGCGGCCTATGATTTTTATAAAAAATGGATCAGTGAAACTTTCCCCCGCTTTATTATTATCGAAATACAGCACCCAACCCCCTATTATGATGACAGCTATGCTGTTAATTCGGCTAGTCAGGGACCATATGGGGATGCGATCACTTACGAACTAATTCCCTATATTGAAAAGAAATTCAGGGGAATAGGGGAAGGTTGGGCCCGTTTTACCTATGGCGGGTCAACCGGCGGTTGGGAAGCACTGGCCGTACAGGTTTTCTATCCTGATGAATATAATGGGTCATTTGCGGCCTGTCCGGATCCGATTGATTTCAGGGCCTATACACCGCTGAATATCTATAAGGATAAAAACGCCTATTATTATGATGCGGATTATAAAAAAGTCCCACGACCCGGTCACCGTGACTATCTTGGTAATGTCAGTTACGGGATTGTTGATGATAATCTGCTTGAAGCGGTGCTGGGAAGCAAAAGCCGCAGCGGTGGGCAGTATGATATCTGGGAGGCGACCTATTCACCGATGGGTGAAGACGGATACCCGGTGCGGCTCTGGGATAAAAAAACCGGAGAGATTAATCATGAAGTGGCCGAATACTGGCGGGAAAATTATGATCTTCGTTATATTATGGAGCGGGACTGGAAAACGCTAGGGCCCAAATTAAAAGGCAAGCTTCATATTTATGTCGGTGATATGGATAATTATTATTTGAATAATGCAGTATACCTGACGGAAGGCTTTCTTGAAAAAACGAAGTCGCCTTATTATGCAGGTGAGGTGGATTACGGCGATCGGGCTGAACATTGCTGGAACGGTGATCAGATTAACCCCAACGGGGTCAGCCGCCTGAATTATAATTTCATGTATCTGGATAAAATTTTAAAAAGAATTGCCGAGAGTGCACCGGAAGGGGCGGACCTGACAAGTTGGCGATATTAA
- a CDS encoding alanyl-tRNA editing protein: protein MTEELFREDAYLKSCDAQVLKINDLGGIILDRTVFYPTGGGQPGDSGQLTFGKREVRIVTTVYDRDSGEIVHVPAEGQELPGEGSSVSAEIDWDRRYLHMRMHTGLHLLCASVPCGVTGGQIGADKSRLDFDIGDMTLDKDEITQKLNDFQSGNHEVTSFWITDEEMDENPDLVRTMSVKPPRKGGRVRLMKVGDAVDLQPCGGTHVKNTSEIGRLSVSKIENKGKHNRRVNIVFEE from the coding sequence ATGACGGAAGAATTATTCCGCGAAGACGCATACTTAAAATCATGTGACGCGCAGGTTTTAAAAATAAATGACCTTGGCGGTATTATCCTTGACCGGACGGTTTTTTATCCGACCGGCGGCGGACAGCCGGGTGATAGTGGCCAGCTTACTTTTGGGAAAAGAGAGGTGAGAATTGTCACCACTGTTTATGACCGGGATAGTGGTGAAATTGTCCATGTTCCAGCGGAAGGACAGGAATTGCCGGGTGAAGGCAGCAGTGTTTCTGCAGAAATTGACTGGGATCGCCGTTATCTTCATATGCGGATGCATACGGGGCTCCACCTTCTGTGTGCATCTGTTCCCTGTGGTGTTACCGGCGGGCAGATTGGCGCTGATAAAAGCAGGCTTGATTTTGATATTGGCGATATGACGCTGGACAAGGACGAAATTACCCAAAAGCTAAACGACTTTCAAAGCGGCAATCACGAAGTAACATCATTCTGGATTACCGATGAGGAAATGGATGAAAATCCTGATCTGGTCCGCACCATGTCAGTAAAACCGCCAAGAAAAGGGGGGCGGGTCCGCCTGATGAAAGTTGGCGATGCTGTTGATCTACAGCCATGCGGGGGAACACATGTTAAAAATACGTCTGAAATCGGTCGGTTATCCGTTTCAAAAATTGAAAATAAGGGTAAGCATAATCGCCGTGTCAATATCGTATTTGAGGAATAG
- a CDS encoding nuclear transport factor 2 family protein has protein sequence MRNFLFGFLTVLLLTSPALSQNFPAEEKAIIAVLDDFHDAAAKADKDRYLGHFTDDGVFLGTDEWERWPLKPEFTDYVAMRFAKGGWSYHSENKKISFSKDGSIAWFDETSISNRNGGRFRGSGVLEKVNGEWKVAQYVLSFLVYNEVGGEVGKIIADEKAKRDAQN, from the coding sequence ATGAGAAATTTTTTATTTGGTTTTTTAACGGTGCTGTTATTGACTTCGCCGGCACTGTCACAAAATTTTCCGGCGGAGGAAAAGGCAATCATTGCAGTGCTTGATGATTTTCATGATGCGGCGGCCAAGGCGGATAAAGATCGCTATCTTGGCCATTTTACCGATGATGGGGTATTCCTTGGCACGGATGAATGGGAACGCTGGCCGTTAAAGCCGGAATTTACCGATTACGTAGCCATGCGCTTTGCAAAAGGCGGCTGGTCATATCATTCGGAAAATAAAAAAATATCCTTTTCCAAGGATGGAAGTATCGCATGGTTCGATGAAACCAGTATTTCAAACAGAAATGGTGGTCGTTTTCGCGGCTCCGGAGTGCTGGAAAAAGTGAACGGCGAATGGAAAGTGGCCCAGTATGTTTTAAGTTTTCTGGTATATAATGAAGTCGGCGGTGAGGTCGGAAAAATCATTGCCGATGAAAAAGCCAAACGAGACGCTCAAAATTAA
- the gluQRS gene encoding tRNA glutamyl-Q(34) synthetase GluQRS has product MTQTDKIITRFAPSPSGELHLGHAFSAKLNYDFAKKHGGPFILRIEDIDLGRCKKDYEVLIYEDLNWLGLKWENPVRRQSDHFDDYQQALKKLDDMGLLYPCFCTRKDIRQEIEESSRAPHLKSAFGPEGLIYPGICKNLSSDKRAQKLAEGIPHAMRIDMEKALSMLEAPLYWTDLSMGKQKACPEILGDVVLARKDFPTSYHLSVVIDDHIQKISHVIRGEDLFYASHIHRLLQHLLKLNTPFYNHHALLKSKEGTKFSKREKSFTIRSFRESGVVPEEIDDLIKNYL; this is encoded by the coding sequence ATGACGCAAACTGATAAAATCATCACCCGATTTGCCCCAAGCCCGAGCGGTGAGCTGCATCTGGGCCATGCCTTTAGCGCTAAGCTTAATTATGATTTTGCAAAAAAACATGGAGGCCCGTTTATCCTGCGGATTGAGGATATTGATTTAGGACGCTGTAAAAAGGACTATGAGGTCCTAATTTATGAAGATCTGAACTGGTTAGGTCTTAAGTGGGAAAACCCGGTAAGACGACAGTCAGACCATTTTGATGATTATCAGCAGGCTCTTAAAAAACTTGATGATATGGGATTATTATATCCCTGTTTCTGCACCCGTAAGGATATAAGGCAAGAGATTGAAGAAAGCAGCCGCGCACCGCACCTGAAGTCCGCATTCGGCCCGGAAGGGCTGATTTACCCGGGCATCTGTAAAAATTTAAGCTCAGATAAACGCGCCCAAAAATTGGCCGAAGGCATCCCCCATGCTATGCGCATTGATATGGAAAAAGCGCTTTCAATGCTAGAAGCTCCGCTCTATTGGACTGATTTATCAATGGGCAAGCAGAAAGCTTGCCCGGAAATTCTTGGCGATGTTGTGTTGGCAAGAAAGGATTTTCCAACCAGTTATCACCTTTCCGTTGTTATTGATGATCATATTCAGAAGATCAGCCACGTGATCCGCGGTGAAGACCTCTTTTATGCCAGCCATATTCACAGGCTTTTGCAGCATCTTCTAAAGCTGAATACACCATTTTATAATCATCATGCATTGCTTAAATCAAAAGAAGGTACAAAATTTTCAAAAAGAGAAAAATCATTCACAATCAGGTCCTTCAGGGAAAGCGGTGTAGTTCCCGAAGAAATTGATGATCTGATTAAAAACTATCTTTAA
- a CDS encoding dienelactone hydrolase family protein — MSELPVLNGPRVEPENGNPDKLVILCHGYGSNGDDLIGLVPHLRHAMPNAVYISPNAPELCYGAPNGYQWFALSTLSREERLVGTLKATPILDHFIDQELKRYGLENKDLVLIGFSQGTMMALHVGLRRKSDIAGIIGFSGAMTLPENWKNEITSKPPVVLIHGDMDNVVPVEMMHQAFIALKDVGINVESHVSPGIMHSIGPDGLQKALEFLAKL, encoded by the coding sequence ATGAGCGAATTACCAGTGCTAAATGGCCCAAGGGTCGAACCAGAAAACGGCAACCCTGATAAACTGGTCATTTTATGTCACGGCTATGGCTCGAACGGGGATGACCTGATCGGCCTTGTCCCGCATTTAAGACACGCAATGCCAAATGCCGTTTATATTTCACCAAACGCCCCTGAACTTTGTTACGGTGCCCCAAACGGTTATCAGTGGTTTGCTTTAAGCACATTAAGCCGTGAAGAACGATTGGTCGGCACATTGAAAGCGACGCCAATCCTTGATCATTTTATTGATCAGGAGCTTAAACGATACGGGCTGGAAAACAAGGATCTGGTCTTGATCGGCTTTTCACAAGGCACAATGATGGCGCTTCATGTAGGGCTTAGACGAAAATCGGATATTGCCGGGATCATTGGTTTTTCCGGTGCAATGACGCTGCCGGAAAACTGGAAAAATGAAATTACGTCAAAACCGCCTGTGGTGCTTATTCACGGGGATATGGATAATGTGGTACCTGTTGAAATGATGCATCAGGCCTTTATTGCTCTGAAAGATGTAGGGATAAATGTCGAGAGCCATGTTTCGCCGGGGATTATGCATTCTATCGGTCCGGACGGCCTTCAGAAAGCCCTTGAATTTCTGGCTAAACTTTAA
- a CDS encoding demethoxyubiquinone hydroxylase family protein produces MSKLKGKHVPKPLSREALLDRIIRVDHAGEYGAVRIYEGQLTVFGDNHPMSDTIKHMKDQEDVHLERFNRLIRDYNARPTMITPLWHMAGFALGAGTALLGTKAAMACTEAVEEVIDKHYAEQIESLGEEDSSLAETLEKFRQEEVEHKQIAIDNGAQETPGHGLLYGAIKLGVKAVIKVAERI; encoded by the coding sequence ATGAGCAAACTGAAAGGAAAACATGTTCCAAAACCACTAAGCAGGGAAGCACTGCTTGACCGGATCATCCGTGTTGATCATGCCGGGGAATATGGTGCCGTGCGCATTTACGAAGGACAGCTGACCGTATTCGGGGACAATCACCCCATGTCAGACACGATAAAACACATGAAAGACCAGGAAGATGTGCATCTGGAGAGGTTTAACAGACTAATCCGGGACTATAATGCCCGTCCGACCATGATCACACCCTTATGGCATATGGCCGGGTTTGCTTTGGGGGCGGGTACCGCGCTACTGGGAACAAAAGCGGCAATGGCGTGCACCGAGGCAGTCGAGGAAGTGATCGACAAGCATTATGCTGAACAGATCGAAAGTCTTGGCGAGGAAGATAGCTCCCTAGCGGAAACCTTAGAAAAATTCCGACAGGAAGAGGTTGAGCATAAGCAAATTGCCATTGATAATGGTGCTCAGGAAACGCCGGGACATGGCCTTCTTTACGGGGCGATTAAACTCGGCGTAAAAGCAGTTATAAAAGTCGCCGAGCGTATTTAA
- a CDS encoding disulfide bond formation protein B, giving the protein MMEKIASLWNYALNNIVELSLFASVFMLSGAYGFEYIGGLYPCDLCWPQRYAHMAVIIFAGFALYLKKQNNIKWLRFKLMTLFSYLVSVGYSGYHAGVEQKWWEGPESCTITTGGDAMSAADFFNQLQAAPLIRCDDIPWDLFGISMAGYNFLISLILTIMLVISVRKDFQK; this is encoded by the coding sequence ATGATGGAAAAAATCGCATCCCTTTGGAACTATGCACTAAATAACATAGTAGAACTTTCGCTTTTCGCATCCGTTTTTATGCTGAGCGGCGCTTATGGGTTTGAATATATCGGCGGACTTTATCCCTGTGATCTCTGTTGGCCACAGCGCTATGCCCATATGGCGGTTATTATCTTTGCCGGTTTTGCTCTTTATCTTAAAAAGCAGAATAACATAAAATGGCTACGCTTTAAGCTTATGACCCTTTTTTCCTATTTGGTCAGTGTCGGGTATTCTGGTTATCACGCCGGGGTTGAGCAAAAATGGTGGGAAGGCCCGGAAAGCTGCACTATTACAACCGGCGGGGACGCCATGTCGGCTGCTGATTTCTTCAATCAGCTTCAGGCGGCACCGCTAATCCGCTGTGATGATATTCCCTGGGATTTGTTTGGCATATCCATGGCTGGCTATAATTTTCTTATCTCGCTTATCCTGACTATTATGTTGGTGATCAGTGTCAGAAAGGATTTTCAGAAATGA
- a CDS encoding YqaA family protein has product MLRNLYDRVMLLADHPRALWILALMSFAESSFFPIPPDVLVIPMVIAAPTRAWRIAFVCSVSSLFGGIFGYIIGAYFFDLIGQPIVDFYHLQSQFERFRTLYNDYGAIIVAVAGFSPIPYKVFTIASGVTHLDMTTFIIASAVSRSARFFLVAALLWKYGTPIRCFIENHLAKLTLLFSILLVGMFVLLKYI; this is encoded by the coding sequence ATGCTGAGAAATTTATATGACAGGGTCATGTTGCTCGCCGACCATCCAAGAGCCCTTTGGATTCTGGCGCTGATGTCCTTTGCGGAAAGTTCTTTTTTTCCGATCCCGCCGGATGTGCTGGTTATTCCCATGGTGATTGCTGCCCCGACCAGAGCGTGGCGGATAGCCTTTGTCTGCTCGGTAAGTTCCCTTTTCGGTGGCATTTTCGGCTATATTATAGGCGCTTATTTCTTTGACCTTATCGGCCAGCCAATAGTTGATTTTTATCATTTGCAAAGCCAATTTGAACGCTTCCGCACCCTTTATAATGATTATGGCGCCATTATTGTTGCAGTGGCCGGATTTTCACCTATTCCTTACAAGGTTTTCACGATCGCCAGCGGTGTTACCCATCTGGATATGACAACTTTCATTATCGCAAGCGCCGTATCAAGAAGTGCCCGTTTCTTCCTTGTAGCTGCTCTGCTCTGGAAATATGGAACACCGATCCGCTGCTTTATTGAAAATCACCTGGCAAAACTTACCCTGCTTTTTTCCATTCTTTTGGTTGGCATGTTCGTTCTGCTAAAGTATATATGA
- a CDS encoding DUF899 family protein, which translates to MEHKIVCKQEWIKYRKELMIKEKELKKLSDHVSQARRDMPWVEVEKNYTFHGPEGDITFGELFKGKKQLIVQHFMYGADWDEGCPRCSAIADCHNGINIHLNQRDINMVVISNGPLENLLNYKKRMGWSFDWYSCLGTDFGYDFDVSFTKEAYDNGTATYNYSPLKNPVDELSGVSVFIKGDDGKIYHTYSAFFDSLEPLLTFYRYMDITPIGRNENPDKVFMSWIKRHDEYESSARK; encoded by the coding sequence AGAACTTAAAAAGCTATCAGATCATGTTAGTCAGGCAAGACGCGATATGCCCTGGGTGGAAGTAGAAAAAAATTATACCTTCCATGGCCCCGAAGGTGACATTACTTTCGGTGAACTTTTTAAAGGAAAAAAGCAACTTATTGTACAGCATTTTATGTACGGCGCTGACTGGGATGAGGGTTGCCCACGCTGCTCAGCCATCGCAGACTGCCATAACGGGATAAATATCCATCTTAATCAGCGTGACATAAATATGGTGGTGATTTCAAATGGTCCTCTTGAAAACCTGCTTAACTATAAAAAAAGAATGGGATGGTCATTTGACTGGTATTCGTGTCTGGGGACAGACTTTGGATATGATTTTGACGTCTCATTCACAAAAGAAGCCTATGATAATGGAACGGCAACATATAATTATTCCCCGCTCAAAAACCCAGTTGATGAACTTTCCGGCGTAAGCGTATTTATAAAAGGCGATGACGGGAAGATTTATCACACTTATTCTGCTTTTTTTGACAGTCTGGAGCCGCTTCTGACATTTTACCGTTATATGGATATAACACCCATTGGCCGCAACGAGAATCCTGACAAAGTTTTTATGTCCTGGATCAAACGCCATGATGAGTATGAGAGCTCAGCCAGGAAATAA